Proteins from one Hemicordylus capensis ecotype Gifberg chromosome 7, rHemCap1.1.pri, whole genome shotgun sequence genomic window:
- the LOC128333053 gene encoding trypsin-like, which yields MKFFALFFAAGLLGAASSIEKGHIVGGYICPAHSVPWQVRLGRCGGSLINEWWVISAAHCYAPAETLVARLGKHNLSRYEVTEQNLKVAKVIRHSNYNYKTSENDIMLVKLAQKARINKYVRLIRLPTHCPAPGKKCLVSGWGKTHPYQDIYSNVLKCLQEFIFPNKPCTRYFPYRNDSISFNSKSMLCASSNRIGHSSCSGDSGGPLVCNGLLEGIVSWGYRECGVKDYPSVYTKVCKYISWIRRIISSY from the exons ATGAAGTTCTTTGCCCTGTTttttgcagctgggctgctgggag CTGCTTCCTCCATAGAAAAAGGACACATTGTTGGTGGCTACATATGCCCAGCTCATTCAGTGCCTTGGCAGGTCCGCTTGGGCCGTTGTGGAGGGTCATTGATCAACGAGTGGTGGGTTATATCTGCGGCTCACTGCTATGCTCC GGCCGAAACACTTGTTGCCCGTCTGGGTAAACATAACCTGTCACGATATGAAGTCACTGAGCAGAACCTGAAAGTGGCCAAGGTCATCCGACACTCCAATTACAATTATAAAACCTCTGAGAATGACATCATGTTGGTCAAACTGGCTCAGAAAGCTCGAATTAACAAGTACGTCCGCCTGATCCGGCTGCCTACCCACTGCCCTGCTCCTGGGAAGAAGTGCCTGGTTTCTGGATGGGGGAAAACACATCCCTACCAAG ATATATATTCCAATGTCCTGAAGTGCCTTCAAGAGTTCATCTTCCCTAATAAGCCATGCACGAGGTACTTCCCCTACAGAAACGACAGCATCTCCTTCAACAGCAAGAGCATGTTGTGTGCCAGCTCCAACAGAATTGGACACAGCAGCTGTAGC GGAGATTCAGGAGGCCCCTTGGTGTGCAACGGGCTGCTGGAGGGGATTGTCTCCTGGGGCTACCGCGAATGTGGCGTGAAAGACTACCCCAGTGTCTACACCAAAGTGTGCAAATACATATCCTGGATACGCAGAATAATATCTTCGTATTAG
- the LOC128332885 gene encoding trypsin-like, producing the protein MNFFALFFAAGLLGAASSIEKGHIVGGYECTKHSVPWQVRLPRCGGSLINEWWVVTAAHCPVRAGTLVHLGKHDLSKNEKNEQQRKVAKVFQHHYNKTTSVNDIMLLKLAQKAQINKYVRPIKLPMSCPAPWTKCLISGWGRTNPNVAKPSKTLQCLNVTIFSSGKCKKSYPNSTDNMMCAGYIGRGRKSTCKGDSGGALVCNGLLQGIDSRGKNCSLYGDPTLYTKVCKYKITSVIPFAENSL; encoded by the exons ATGAATTTCTTTGCCCTGTTTTTTGCAGCCGGGCTGCTGGGAG CTGCTTCCTCCATTGAGAAAGGACACATCGTTGGTGGCTATGAGTGCACAAAACACTCAGTGCCTTGGCAGGTCCGCTTGCCCCGTTGTGGAGGGTCATTGATCAACGAGTGGTGGGTCGTAACTGCAGCTCACTGCCCTGTTAG GGCTGGAACACTTGTCCATCTGGGTAAGCACGACTTATCAAAGAACGAAAAGAATGAGCAGCAACGGAAAGTGGCCAAGGTCTTCCAACACCATTACAATAAGACAACCAGCGTCAATGACATCATGTTGCTCAAACTGGCTCAGAAAGCTCAAATTAACAAGTATGTCCGTCCGATCAAGCTACCTATGAGCTGCCCTGCTCCTTGGACCAAGTGTCTGATTTCCGGATGGGGAAGGACCAATCCCAATGTAG CTAAACCTTCGAAAACGCTGCAGTGCCTGAACGTGACCATCTTCTCCagtggaaaatgcaaaaaatcaTACCCGAACAGTACGGACAACATGATGTGTGCTGGCTACAtcgggagaggaagaaagagcacCTGTAAG GGAGACTCAGGAGGCGCCTTGGTGTGCAACGGCTTGCTGCAGGGGATTGACTCCCGGGGCAAAAATTGTTCTCTGTATGGCGATCCCACGCTCTACACCAAAGTGTGCAAATAC AAAATTACATCTGTGATTCCTTTTGCAGAGAACTCTCtgtaa
- the LOC128333054 gene encoding trypsin-like, giving the protein MEAMPEVAAASPIGTEDIINGYECPAHSVPWQVYFTTDGNRWCGGSLINEWWIVSAAHCYVPANTLVAHLGEHDTTQPEGTEQNLNAALAIRHPNYNDKTQDNDIMLVKLSQPARFNQYVSPIQLPTSCPASGTWCLVSGWGNLLTHGVAYPQKLQCLREPIIPSTTCKQAYPYYYSNNMMCAGFMQGGQSTCQGDSGGPLECNGLLEGIVSWGYECAEKGHPTVYTKVCNYTPWIHQMMSYY; this is encoded by the exons ATGGAAGCAATGCCAGAGGTGGCTG CTGCTTCCCCAATAGGAACAGAGGACATCATCAATGGCTATGAGTGCCCAGCTCACTCAGTGCCTTGGCAGGTCTATTTCACTACCGACGGGAACCGCTGGTGTGGAGGGTCATTGATCAATGAGTGGTGGATTGTATCTGCGGCTCACTGCTACGTTCC AGCCAACACTCTGGTTGCTCACCTGGGGGAGCATGATACGACACAGCCGGAAGGCACAGAGCAGAACCTGAATGCCGCCCTGGCCATTCGCCACCCCAATTACAATGACAAGACCCAAGACAACGACATCATGTTGGTCAAACTATCTCAGCCGGCTCGGTTCAACCAGTACGTCTCCCCGATCCAGCTACCTACCAGCTGTCCTGCTTCTGGGACCTGGTGCCTGGTTTCCGGATGGGGAAATCTCCTGACCCATGGAG TTGCATACCCCCAGAAGCTGCAGTGCCTGCGTGagcccatcattcccagcactACGTGCAAACAGGCCTACCCCTACTACTACAGCAACAACATGATGTGTGCTGGCTTCATGCAGGGCGGGCAGAGCACCTGTCAG GGAGACTCAGGAGGTCCCTTGGAGTGCAACGGGTTGCTGGAGGGCATTGTCTCCTGGGGCTACGAGTGTGCCGAGAAGGGCCATCCCACTGTCTACACCAAAGTGTGCAATTACACACCCTGGATACACCAGATGATGTCTTATTATTAG